A genomic segment from Rickettsiella endosymbiont of Miltochrista miniata encodes:
- a CDS encoding PAS domain S-box protein gives MGEICNWSQEAVYSFKRDSLEVLHSGQAKLNIEEPAITNRDGNRINFLTSRMPVLDRNNKVTSIVGISIDITDRKNCKEI, from the coding sequence ATGGGAGAAATTTGTAACTGGAGCCAAGAGGCGGTTTATTCTTTTAAGAGAGATAGTTTGGAGGTTTTACATTCAGGGCAAGCAAAACTTAATATTGAAGAGCCCGCTATAACAAATCGGGATGGTAACCGGATCAATTTTTTAACAAGTCGTATGCCTGTTTTAGATCGCAACAATAAAGTGACCAGTATTGTTGGAATTTCAATAGATATTACTGATAGAAAAAATTGTAAGGAAATTTAA
- a CDS encoding cytochrome c-type biogenesis protein, which translates to MLLHSRKLLARFGLSWIFCLVMLFSSLAFSESSEMYVFNSTPKKNQFETIIHEMRCLVCQNQNLADSNALLAKDLRLVIYRRIKHGESTGQIRNYLVSRYGDFISFKPNFSSLTYCLWLSPFILLLVILCILLFKINKIGIPPSSN; encoded by the coding sequence ATGCTATTACATAGTAGAAAACTTTTAGCGCGGTTTGGTTTAAGCTGGATTTTTTGCTTGGTCATGTTGTTTTCCTCGTTAGCGTTTTCTGAGTCAAGTGAAATGTATGTCTTTAATTCCACGCCGAAAAAAAATCAATTTGAAACAATCATTCATGAAATGCGCTGTCTGGTTTGTCAAAATCAAAATTTAGCCGATTCGAATGCGCTACTCGCCAAAGATTTACGCTTAGTGATATATCGGCGTATCAAACATGGAGAATCGACAGGCCAGATAAGAAATTACTTAGTGAGTCGTTACGGTGATTTTATTTCATTTAAGCCCAATTTTTCATCTTTAACCTACTGCCTATGGCTAAGCCCATTTATTTTATTATTAGTTATTCTGTGCATACTATTATTTAAAATAAACAAAATTGGCATTCCGCCTTCTAGTAATTAA
- the eno gene encoding phosphopyruvate hydratase gives MPKIAEINAYEILDSRANPTIAVEVTLDSGLKADASVPSGASTGSKEALELRDTNRPDRYQGKGVLLAIQNILGPIRKNLIGKEIDDQKALDHLMKKLDGTDNKEKLGANAILGVSLSLLKAAALARGQALYVHIAELMGQRDKKYLMPVPQMNIINGGVHADNPLAIQEFMILPLGAPTFSEALRWGVEIFHCLKSYLKKQGFNTNVGDEGGFAPNFQTHQTAIESILVAIEQAGYQPGKDIYLGLDAASNEFYQQGKYCLENKKLDVEQWITYLEHLVQQYPIISIEDGMAESDEQGWIQLTHRLGKKIQLVGDDLFVTNPILFKQGIAKKLANAILIKLNQIGTVSETLEVITLAKQAHYAAVISHRSGETEDTSIADLAVGTGVGQIKTGSVCRTDRTAKYNRLLRIEAELAKKDQVIYAGKHAFSRFLNA, from the coding sequence ATGCCAAAAATTGCTGAGATTAATGCGTATGAAATTTTAGATTCGCGTGCTAATCCTACTATTGCTGTCGAAGTCACCTTGGATTCAGGGTTAAAGGCAGACGCCAGTGTCCCTTCTGGTGCATCGACAGGTTCAAAAGAAGCTTTAGAATTAAGAGATACGAATAGGCCGGATCGTTATCAAGGTAAAGGTGTTTTATTAGCGATCCAAAATATTTTAGGACCGATCCGGAAAAATTTAATTGGAAAAGAGATTGACGATCAAAAAGCATTAGATCATTTAATGAAAAAACTTGATGGAACTGATAATAAGGAAAAACTAGGCGCTAATGCTATTTTGGGAGTTTCGTTAAGTTTATTGAAGGCCGCTGCTTTAGCGCGGGGACAAGCGCTGTATGTACATATTGCTGAGCTTATGGGCCAGCGGGATAAAAAATATCTGATGCCAGTACCACAGATGAATATTATTAATGGTGGTGTCCATGCAGATAATCCATTAGCTATACAAGAATTTATGATCTTACCGTTGGGCGCGCCTACTTTTAGTGAAGCCTTACGTTGGGGTGTGGAGATTTTTCATTGTTTAAAATCCTATCTAAAAAAACAAGGTTTCAATACCAATGTGGGTGATGAAGGAGGTTTCGCACCTAATTTTCAGACACATCAAACTGCGATAGAAAGTATTTTAGTAGCTATCGAACAAGCGGGATATCAGCCCGGTAAGGATATCTATTTAGGATTAGATGCAGCCAGTAATGAATTTTATCAACAAGGTAAATATTGTTTGGAAAATAAGAAATTAGATGTCGAACAATGGATTACTTATTTAGAGCATTTAGTGCAACAATATCCTATTATTAGCATAGAAGATGGTATGGCCGAGTCCGATGAACAAGGCTGGATACAACTCACACACCGACTAGGTAAAAAAATTCAACTGGTCGGAGATGATTTATTTGTGACGAATCCCATCTTATTCAAGCAGGGAATAGCTAAAAAATTAGCGAATGCTATTCTTATTAAATTGAATCAGATTGGTACTGTCAGTGAAACCTTAGAGGTGATCACATTGGCAAAACAAGCCCATTATGCAGCGGTTATATCTCATCGTTCGGGTGAAACAGAAGATACTAGCATAGCTGATTTAGCCGTCGGGACAGGTGTAGGGCAGATAAAAACGGGTTCTGTGTGTCGTACCGATCGAACTGCTAAATATAATCGGTTATTACGGATTGAGGCAGAGCTTGCAAAGAAAGATCAGGTGATTTATGCCGGTAAACATGCTTTTTCACGTTTTTTAAATGCTTAA
- the kdsA gene encoding 3-deoxy-8-phosphooctulonate synthase has protein sequence MKLLNFEVGIDKPLFVMAGPCVVESEQLAMETAGRLKEMTDKLNIPFIYKSSFDKANRSSANSFRGLGLEAGLAILAKVKKALGVAIVTDVHEDTPLNEVASVVDVLQTPAFLCRQTNFIQKVAQQGLPVNIKKGQFLSPWDMQYVVEKARQAGNNQIMVCERGVTFGYNNLVSDMRSLAIMRATQCPVVFDATHSVQLPGGQGGSSGGQREFIPVLARAAVAVGISGLFMETHPNPEQALSDGPNSWPLAKIAELLATLQELDITVKKTRLIETTL, from the coding sequence ATGAAATTGTTAAATTTTGAAGTCGGTATTGATAAACCTTTATTTGTTATGGCAGGGCCTTGTGTCGTGGAGAGCGAACAACTGGCGATGGAAACGGCTGGACGCCTGAAAGAAATGACCGATAAACTGAACATTCCCTTTATTTATAAATCATCCTTTGATAAAGCAAATCGCTCTTCAGCTAACAGTTTTCGTGGTTTGGGTTTAGAAGCAGGCTTAGCTATTTTAGCCAAAGTAAAAAAGGCATTGGGTGTTGCGATAGTCACCGATGTTCATGAAGATACTCCTTTAAATGAGGTAGCGAGCGTCGTCGATGTTTTACAAACACCGGCATTTTTATGCCGACAGACTAATTTTATTCAAAAAGTTGCTCAGCAAGGGTTACCGGTTAATATTAAAAAAGGTCAGTTTCTTTCTCCATGGGATATGCAATACGTCGTCGAGAAAGCGCGCCAAGCTGGGAATAATCAAATTATGGTTTGTGAGCGTGGAGTGACTTTCGGATACAATAATCTTGTCTCGGATATGCGTTCCTTGGCCATCATGCGTGCAACACAGTGTCCAGTGGTATTTGATGCGACACATTCTGTACAATTACCAGGCGGTCAGGGTGGATCATCAGGAGGACAGCGTGAATTTATACCTGTATTAGCGCGTGCTGCGGTGGCGGTTGGTATTTCTGGTCTTTTTATGGAGACGCACCCCAACCCAGAGCAAGCCTTAAGCGATGGCCCCAATTCTTGGCCATTAGCAAAAATAGCTGAACTGTTAGCCACCTTACAAGAACTAGATATAACCGTAAAAAAAACCAGATTAATAGAAACAACGCTATAG
- a CDS encoding enoyl-ACP reductase has protein sequence MGLLDNKRALIVGLASDRSIAYGIAEAMHREGAKLAFAYQGEKLKERVTKMANRDFNSDIVIPCDVSRDEDITELFKQLNVTWDGLDILVHSVAFAPADQLQGDYLDNVNREGFRIAHDISSYSLAALAKAALPMMKDQTNGGAILTLTYLGSEKALQNYNIMGLAKASLEANVRYLANSLGPKHIRVNAISAGPIRTLAASGISGFRKILAYNAAVTPLRQNTTTEQVGNTAAFLCSDMASGITGEIVHVDGGFHAIVAMGEPTETKI, from the coding sequence ATGGGTCTGCTAGATAATAAACGTGCATTAATTGTTGGTTTAGCCAGCGATCGATCGATTGCTTACGGAATTGCTGAGGCCATGCATCGTGAAGGAGCAAAGCTAGCCTTTGCCTATCAAGGTGAAAAATTAAAAGAGCGTGTCACTAAAATGGCTAATCGGGATTTCAATTCGGACATCGTCATTCCTTGCGATGTCAGTCGCGATGAAGATATTACTGAGCTGTTTAAACAACTCAATGTCACTTGGGATGGATTAGATATATTGGTTCATTCAGTTGCTTTTGCGCCTGCCGACCAATTACAAGGTGACTATCTCGACAATGTGAATCGGGAAGGCTTTAGAATTGCACATGACATCAGTAGTTACAGTTTAGCGGCGTTAGCGAAAGCAGCCCTTCCGATGATGAAAGATCAAACCAACGGCGGAGCAATTCTGACTCTCACTTATCTTGGTTCAGAAAAGGCTTTGCAAAACTATAATATCATGGGCCTGGCTAAGGCGAGTTTAGAAGCCAATGTTCGTTATCTAGCGAATAGCCTAGGTCCAAAACATATCCGCGTTAATGCGATCTCCGCAGGCCCCATTCGCACACTCGCTGCATCAGGCATTTCTGGTTTTCGCAAGATTCTGGCTTACAATGCCGCCGTTACACCGTTACGCCAAAATACAACCACAGAACAAGTCGGAAATACCGCGGCTTTCCTCTGTTCTGATATGGCTTCCGGTATTACCGGTGAAATAGTCCATGTCGATGGTGGATTTCATGCCATCGTTGCTATGGGTGAACCTACCGAAACAAAGATATAG
- the ftsB gene encoding cell division protein FtsB, whose protein sequence is MKLLIAILTVLFLSLQYKLWFVQDGVWRVHQLKKQIAQQTKENSQLSQRNTAMVAEIRDLKSGKVALEAHARHDLNMVKPNELFYMLVEKPEKKNSANAH, encoded by the coding sequence ATGAAACTTCTCATAGCTATTTTGACAGTACTTTTTTTAAGTTTGCAATATAAACTATGGTTTGTTCAAGATGGTGTATGGCGAGTACATCAACTTAAAAAACAAATTGCTCAGCAAACAAAGGAAAACTCTCAACTGAGCCAGCGTAATACGGCGATGGTGGCTGAAATTAGGGATCTTAAATCAGGTAAAGTCGCATTAGAAGCACATGCACGTCATGATCTGAATATGGTAAAACCTAACGAGTTATTTTATATGCTAGTGGAAAAGCCAGAAAAGAAAAACTCAGCAAACGCCCATTAA
- a CDS encoding lipoprotein-releasing ABC transporter permease subunit — MFRPIALYIGLRYTRAKKRNHFISFISLTSMIGIALGVMVLITVLSVMNGFDDAIRDRIFNMATQVAITATNGHPLTQIAPLTQKVSQQANVIASAPYAAGQGMLVDQGQPHPIMITGVLPELEKNVSEIPHKIVEGNFNLAPGQYNIVLGEELALGLGIQIGDKVNVITPSVSLTPVGIIPRFKTFTVSGIFRVGRSFGFESSMAYIALKDAQTLFQLGQGVSGLRLKLNDLYAAPSVSSALNKALPPTYTVTDWTSTFGSLMYAISLEKRMMFFILLLLIAISAFNLVSSLMMVVTDKQSDIAILRTLGATPGTILSIFMVQGCVIGFSGTLLGLIGGIALASQVSNILSFIEHAFHVQIFASNVYFFVDKLPSKIETTDVIHICLAALGMSLLATIYPALKAARTLPAEALRYE, encoded by the coding sequence GTGTTCCGTCCTATCGCTCTATATATAGGTTTGCGTTATACCCGCGCAAAAAAACGCAATCATTTTATTTCGTTCATTTCGTTAACATCGATGATAGGTATCGCTCTCGGTGTGATGGTGTTGATTACGGTATTATCGGTGATGAATGGCTTTGATGACGCAATACGCGATCGTATCTTTAATATGGCAACTCAAGTCGCTATCACGGCGACAAATGGACATCCACTGACGCAAATTGCTCCGCTAACACAAAAAGTATCACAACAGGCTAACGTTATCGCCAGCGCCCCGTATGCGGCCGGACAAGGCATGTTAGTTGATCAAGGACAACCGCATCCGATTATGATCACCGGCGTACTGCCAGAATTAGAAAAAAATGTCTCTGAAATACCACATAAAATAGTGGAAGGTAATTTCAACTTAGCGCCTGGTCAGTATAATATTGTGCTGGGCGAAGAATTAGCCTTAGGTTTGGGAATTCAAATCGGTGATAAAGTCAATGTCATCACACCTAGTGTCAGCTTAACCCCTGTCGGTATTATTCCTCGCTTTAAAACTTTTACTGTCAGTGGAATTTTTCGTGTTGGACGAAGTTTCGGATTTGAAAGTAGCATGGCATACATCGCTCTTAAAGATGCACAAACGCTGTTTCAATTAGGTCAAGGCGTAAGTGGTTTACGTTTAAAGTTGAATGATTTATATGCCGCACCCAGTGTTTCGAGTGCGCTTAATAAAGCATTACCTCCCACTTATACTGTAACCGATTGGACCAGTACCTTTGGTAGTTTGATGTATGCTATTTCTCTAGAAAAAAGAATGATGTTTTTTATTTTATTATTATTAATTGCGATCTCGGCATTTAATTTAGTTTCATCGTTAATGATGGTGGTGACCGATAAACAATCGGATATTGCAATTTTGCGTACTTTGGGTGCGACTCCAGGTACGATTTTAAGTATTTTTATGGTTCAAGGTTGCGTGATTGGTTTTAGCGGGACTTTATTGGGCTTAATCGGTGGCATTGCATTGGCCTCTCAAGTTAGCAACATCTTAAGCTTTATCGAACATGCCTTTCATGTGCAAATTTTTGCTTCTAATGTTTACTTTTTCGTAGATAAATTACCTTCCAAGATTGAGACAACTGACGTTATCCATATCTGTTTAGCTGCTTTGGGTATGAGTTTATTAGCCACCATCTATCCGGCATTAAAAGCCGCACGCACACTTCCTGCGGAGGCTTTACGTTATGAATAG
- a CDS encoding DsbE family thiol:disulfide interchange protein produces MRYILPLIVLLIMVFFLWQGLAKDPNLLPSPLINQPIPKFSANDLLKKSTILRKKIFLKRWTLLVVWSSWCLTCTEEQSFLLHLRENHGIAIYGLNYRDDLQRARRWLRQQGNPFQKIIFDPDGMLAIDLGVYGVPESYLIDPQGFIRYKHVGPLTASVWTQQMARLIKVSNRNPDHTY; encoded by the coding sequence ATGCGTTATATTCTTCCGCTTATTGTTTTGTTGATCATGGTCTTTTTTTTATGGCAAGGGTTAGCAAAGGATCCTAATCTACTGCCATCACCATTAATCAATCAACCTATTCCAAAATTTTCAGCGAATGATTTGCTAAAAAAATCGACAATTTTAAGAAAAAAAATTTTTTTAAAGCGTTGGACGCTGCTGGTAGTATGGTCAAGCTGGTGTTTAACCTGTACCGAAGAACAGTCTTTTTTATTACATTTACGAGAAAATCATGGCATTGCAATTTATGGCTTAAATTACCGTGATGATTTGCAGCGCGCACGACGATGGCTCAGACAGCAAGGCAATCCCTTCCAAAAAATTATCTTTGATCCAGACGGTATGTTGGCTATCGATCTCGGTGTTTATGGCGTGCCGGAAAGTTATTTAATCGATCCGCAGGGCTTCATACGTTATAAGCACGTCGGTCCACTCACTGCAAGCGTTTGGACTCAACAAATGGCGAGATTAATCAAGGTATCCAATAGAAATCCCGATCATACTTATTAG
- a CDS encoding helix-turn-helix transcriptional regulator, with product MNNIKTVSVLNKLHEQEKHFKRDLAQTFLEYLDSLPTNKRIEQMEAILYERNLPTLDRRLTPQEKKCLFLASQGKEIKEMASLLCLSQRTIKYHRANIIKKLEVANITAAATYSSLQYKINDCIDTIYSSLSGIQTNQIFAENIIPRIPGNVYWLDEQGFGPECNDNVLNMFGFKSVDEFKGYSLQKWEKFVTGAKRRFILLREIVWRFYIQGKQNLILKSPL from the coding sequence ATGAATAATATAAAAACTGTTTCTGTTCTAAATAAATTGCATGAACAAGAAAAGCATTTTAAAAGAGATTTAGCGCAAACTTTTCTAGAATATTTAGATAGCTTACCAACAAATAAACGTATCGAACAAATGGAGGCTATACTCTATGAAAGAAATCTACCTACACTGGATCGACGCTTAACTCCACAAGAAAAGAAATGTCTTTTTTTAGCAAGTCAAGGAAAAGAAATTAAAGAGATGGCCAGCCTATTATGTTTATCTCAACGTACGATTAAATATCATCGAGCGAATATAATTAAAAAACTAGAAGTTGCAAATATTACAGCCGCTGCTACTTATTCCAGTCTCCAATATAAGATTAATGATTGTATAGATACTATATATTCGAGCTTATCTGGGATTCAAACCAATCAAATTTTTGCTGAAAACATTATACCTAGAATCCCAGGGAATGTTTACTGGTTAGATGAACAAGGTTTTGGGCCAGAATGCAATGACAATGTACTCAATATGTTTGGTTTTAAATCAGTTGATGAATTTAAAGGTTATTCTTTGCAGAAATGGGAGAAATTTGTAACTGGAGCCAAGAGGCGGTTTATTCTTTTAAGAGAGATAGTTTGGAGGTTTTACATTCAGGGCAAGCAAAACTTAATATTGAAGAGCCCGCTATAA
- a CDS encoding response regulator yields the protein MSILKLRNNLVERIKDFGNSFHPVLKKPLEELSLSIKHGTDSLARILSIDDDKICQKINVNQLQKFGCRVDCVNSARSALEKLTLAYQAILLDVHLPDCSIDVFINLIRSDEGNVNQKVPIILASSWLDESCKKNYLALDVDEVYVKPMQEKDFKKILQNCGVIKF from the coding sequence ATGTCAATTTTAAAATTACGAAATAACCTAGTTGAAAGAATTAAAGATTTTGGAAATAGTTTTCATCCAGTATTAAAAAAACCTTTAGAAGAATTAAGCTTATCCATCAAGCACGGAACTGATTCTTTGGCTAGAATTTTATCGATAGACGATGACAAGATTTGTCAAAAAATCAATGTCAATCAACTTCAAAAATTTGGTTGCAGGGTAGACTGTGTTAATTCTGCACGCAGTGCGCTAGAGAAATTGACCTTAGCTTACCAAGCTATTTTGTTAGATGTCCACTTGCCGGATTGTAGTATTGACGTATTTATTAACTTAATTCGTAGTGACGAAGGTAATGTTAATCAAAAAGTACCCATCATCTTAGCAAGTAGTTGGCTTGACGAATCTTGTAAAAAAAATTATCTAGCTTTAGATGTTGATGAAGTATATGTAAAGCCCATGCAAGAAAAGGATTTCAAAAAAATTTTACAAAACTGTGGAGTTATAAAATTTTAA
- the lolD gene encoding lipoprotein-releasing ABC transporter ATP-binding protein LolD, with protein sequence MNRSSKQDAAVLSCTRLSKTFHDGSLYVEVLKPINFSVQARERIAIVGPSGAGKSTLLHLLGGLDRPSSGEVFLAGQNLAELTENHRSHLRNRYLGFIYQFHHLLPEFSVLENTCIPLLLSGVKPALAEKKALTLLKKVGLLHRQHHKLGELSGGERQRTAIVRALVNNPLCILADEPTGNLDSHTAEQVYQTLLELNEEFNTSLVIVTHDQGLASRLDRILHIEDGQLIAA encoded by the coding sequence ATGAATAGATCATCTAAACAGGATGCCGCTGTGCTGAGTTGTACTCGTTTGAGTAAAACCTTTCACGATGGCTCACTGTATGTAGAAGTACTCAAACCTATCAATTTTTCTGTGCAAGCTCGCGAACGTATTGCTATCGTTGGTCCTTCAGGTGCAGGAAAAAGTACCTTACTGCATTTATTAGGTGGATTGGATCGTCCTAGTTCAGGTGAAGTTTTTCTGGCCGGGCAAAATTTAGCGGAGTTGACCGAAAATCATCGTAGTCATCTACGTAATCGTTATCTCGGTTTTATTTATCAATTTCACCATCTATTACCCGAATTTAGCGTGTTAGAAAATACATGTATTCCATTATTATTGTCGGGTGTTAAGCCTGCATTGGCCGAGAAAAAAGCACTTACTTTATTAAAAAAAGTCGGTCTGTTACATCGGCAACATCATAAGCTGGGTGAGTTATCAGGTGGAGAACGTCAACGCACTGCCATCGTCAGAGCATTGGTCAACAATCCACTTTGTATATTAGCGGATGAACCCACTGGTAATCTGGATAGTCACACCGCAGAGCAAGTTTATCAAACTTTACTCGAACTCAACGAAGAATTTAATACCAGCTTAGTTATTGTCACGCATGATCAGGGTCTCGCAAGTCGATTAGATCGAATTTTACATATAGAAGATGGCCAGTTAATTGCTGCTTGA
- the udk gene encoding uridine kinase translates to MTQRCIIIGIAGASASGKSLLANTIVKELGSEQVAVISEDSYYKDNSNIPFENRLETNYDHPDAFDHDLLISHLKQLQAGKSVEIPIYNHTLHIREQQTRRLGPHTIIVLEGILLFAEISLRELMDIRIYMDTPLDVCLTRRIKRDVIERGREIEAVLTQYQQTVRPMYSQFIEPSKHYADIIVPRGGENRIAIELIKAKIRELLNNFSNRSKEENHGSAR, encoded by the coding sequence ATGACTCAGCGCTGTATCATCATCGGTATCGCCGGGGCCTCTGCTTCGGGCAAGAGTTTATTGGCCAATACCATCGTAAAAGAGCTAGGCTCGGAACAAGTCGCTGTCATTTCTGAAGACTCTTATTATAAAGACAATAGTAACATCCCCTTTGAGAATCGTTTAGAAACCAATTATGACCACCCGGATGCGTTTGATCATGATCTGCTCATCAGTCATCTTAAACAATTGCAGGCTGGTAAATCCGTAGAAATTCCGATTTATAATCACACGTTACATATTCGTGAACAACAAACCCGACGGCTGGGTCCACATACGATCATTGTCTTAGAAGGTATTTTGCTGTTTGCGGAAATTAGCTTAAGGGAATTGATGGATATCCGTATCTATATGGATACTCCATTAGACGTTTGTTTAACTCGTCGCATCAAACGCGATGTCATAGAACGTGGTAGAGAAATTGAAGCCGTGTTAACGCAATACCAACAAACTGTTCGCCCGATGTATTCCCAATTCATAGAGCCTTCGAAACATTATGCTGATATTATTGTCCCACGTGGCGGCGAAAACCGTATTGCTATCGAACTCATCAAAGCAAAAATTCGAGAATTATTAAATAATTTTAGTAACAGAAGCAAAGAGGAAAATCATGGGTCTGCTAGATAA
- a CDS encoding heme lyase CcmF/NrfE family subunit, with protein sequence MTFSYALLLGAFFLAIMQCSIPLVGLHYQHPNWLKWFKPISWSQFTLIALAILSLAYAFLVNDFSFVYVTQNSNTHLPWFYRMCALWGGHEGSVLLWVFILNLWTVAVIVLNPFLERANLARIVAVLGFISAGFLLFLLTLSNPFSLATQRLMDGRDLNPLLQDPGLIFHPPLLYMGYVGFSVSFAFAIAALLSGRFDKQWANRMRPWTLAAWCFLTWGIVSGSWWAYRVLGWGGWWFWDPVENASLLPWLAGTALIHSLLVVEKEELFKTWVILLAILTFALSLIGTFIVRSGILISVHAFAVDPWRGVFMLGLLVVLIGTALCIYAFKIHTVKQPIAQISLLSRTALLIVNNILLSVVIFTVLLGTLYPLIIEVLGLGKLSVGAPYFNIVFAPFAILLLFFMGLSYLIPWKQNVRADVLKKIVSILLSSFSLSFILIILFSKDMQWQVLIGLGLTLWILLNTLQLLVTSFKKKLSLKNILKTQGAMLIAHLGVAILGMGIILSSYYSLERNVRMSIGDNVSLAGYSFKLQQVYALQGPNYTGAVANIQVNHQHNQFLRPQLRYYPITDVMISKPAIAVGLWRDLYVSLAEPVGKQTWALRFYYKPFVRWIWMGGLCMMLGGVWAIVSRRYKKFKP encoded by the coding sequence GTGACATTTTCTTACGCGCTATTATTAGGCGCTTTTTTTCTCGCCATCATGCAATGCAGTATTCCTTTAGTAGGGCTACATTACCAACATCCGAATTGGCTTAAATGGTTTAAACCAATAAGTTGGTCGCAATTTACGTTGATTGCGTTGGCTATACTAAGTTTAGCGTATGCTTTTTTAGTGAATGATTTTTCTTTTGTGTATGTGACGCAGAATTCTAATACTCATTTGCCTTGGTTTTATCGAATGTGTGCTTTATGGGGTGGACACGAAGGTTCGGTACTATTATGGGTTTTTATTTTAAATCTATGGACAGTCGCCGTTATCGTACTCAATCCGTTCTTGGAACGTGCCAACCTAGCGCGGATAGTGGCGGTATTGGGATTCATCAGCGCTGGTTTTTTATTATTTTTACTAACACTTTCGAATCCATTTAGTTTAGCAACACAAAGATTGATGGATGGGCGCGATCTGAATCCTTTATTACAAGATCCCGGCTTAATATTTCATCCACCTTTACTCTATATGGGGTATGTAGGTTTTTCGGTCAGTTTTGCGTTTGCCATCGCTGCATTATTAAGCGGTCGATTCGATAAGCAATGGGCAAACCGGATGCGACCTTGGACATTAGCCGCCTGGTGTTTTTTGACCTGGGGAATTGTATCCGGCAGTTGGTGGGCATATCGCGTATTGGGTTGGGGAGGGTGGTGGTTTTGGGATCCCGTAGAAAACGCCTCGCTATTACCTTGGTTAGCCGGCACCGCATTAATTCATTCCTTATTGGTGGTAGAGAAAGAAGAACTGTTCAAAACCTGGGTGATATTACTCGCCATATTAACATTTGCGTTAAGTTTAATCGGCACTTTTATAGTACGTTCCGGTATTTTAATTTCAGTGCATGCCTTTGCCGTTGATCCTTGGCGCGGTGTTTTCATGTTAGGTTTATTAGTGGTATTGATAGGAACGGCATTGTGCATTTATGCCTTCAAGATCCACACTGTTAAACAACCCATCGCTCAGATTAGCTTACTCTCGCGCACCGCACTGTTAATTGTGAATAATATTTTATTAAGTGTAGTGATATTTACCGTATTACTCGGAACATTGTATCCCTTAATCATTGAAGTATTAGGTTTGGGTAAACTATCCGTAGGCGCACCCTATTTTAATATTGTGTTTGCGCCATTTGCTATTTTATTATTATTTTTCATGGGTCTATCCTATTTAATTCCCTGGAAACAGAACGTACGCGCCGACGTTTTAAAAAAAATAGTCAGTATTCTGTTAAGTTCGTTCAGTCTCAGCTTTATTTTAATTATTCTGTTTAGTAAAGACATGCAATGGCAAGTGCTAATAGGTTTAGGTTTGACGTTATGGATCCTATTAAATACTTTGCAGTTGTTGGTCACATCGTTCAAAAAAAAATTAAGTTTAAAAAATATTCTTAAAACACAAGGCGCGATGTTAATCGCACATTTAGGCGTCGCTATTCTAGGCATGGGCATAATTTTAAGCAGCTATTATAGTCTTGAGCGTAATGTGCGAATGAGTATCGGAGATAATGTATCCTTAGCGGGCTATTCTTTTAAATTGCAACAAGTGTATGCCCTACAAGGACCCAACTACACGGGTGCGGTAGCCAATATTCAAGTGAACCATCAACACAATCAATTTCTACGTCCACAATTACGATATTATCCCATAACCGATGTCATGATCAGCAAACCTGCGATAGCCGTTGGACTTTGGCGGGATTTATATGTGTCGTTAGCTGAGCCGGTTGGCAAACAGACCTGGGCCTTGCGTTTTTATTACAAGCCTTTTGTGCGTTGGATTTGGATGGGTGGACTCTGCATGATGCTCGGCGGTGTATGGGCCATAGTTTCCAGACGCTATAAAAAATTTAAACCTTGA